The Desmospora profundinema genome includes a region encoding these proteins:
- a CDS encoding protease complex subunit PrcB family protein: MKRQISAFQLFFCSLLAVVLFLSTTTMAHAEISNQSEVPFVVESLDSLPDDVYNQMEEMRFQPYSGIEVVPKEDRTYIILSLGLRPSTGYEIMVNRVVQDGDHILVWATEIPPSDDEVVLPVLTSPVKVISIPPSLGEASELDMKIHVK; encoded by the coding sequence ATGAAACGTCAAATTTCTGCTTTTCAACTGTTTTTTTGTAGTCTGTTGGCGGTCGTACTGTTCCTTTCCACCACAACGATGGCCCATGCGGAAATTTCGAACCAGTCGGAAGTTCCTTTTGTAGTAGAATCCCTTGATTCTCTGCCGGATGATGTTTACAACCAAATGGAAGAGATGCGATTCCAACCATACAGTGGAATCGAAGTGGTCCCGAAGGAAGATCGAACCTATATCATTCTCTCTCTCGGTCTCCGTCCATCAACCGGATACGAAATTATGGTGAACCGAGTGGTTCAAGATGGGGATCATATCCTGGTATGGGCCACTGAGATCCCGCCTTCCGACGATGAGGTTGTTTTACCGGTTCTGACTTCTCCTGTAAAAGTGATTTCGATTCCTCCATCTCTGGGGGAAGCCTCTGAACTGGATATGAAGATTCATGTGAAATAG
- a CDS encoding NAD(P) transhydrogenase subunit alpha — protein MTEIPVFGLYIFVLAMFVGFEVITKVPPTLHTPLMSGSNAISGIAIIGAILVAGQAEGTLQTTLGLLAVILATINVVGGFLVTDRMLRMFRKKS, from the coding sequence ATGACCGAGATTCCGGTCTTCGGACTGTATATTTTTGTTTTGGCCATGTTTGTCGGTTTTGAAGTGATCACCAAAGTGCCTCCGACGTTACACACGCCGTTGATGTCCGGATCCAATGCCATCTCCGGAATCGCCATCATTGGTGCCATACTGGTTGCGGGGCAGGCGGAGGGAACGCTTCAGACAACGTTGGGCCTGTTGGCTGTCATCCTGGCTACGATCAATGTGGTGGGCGGTTTTCTGGTGACGGATCGAATGCTGCGGATGTTCAGGAAAAAATCTTGA
- a CDS encoding DoxX family protein — translation MTALEILQSDGQTKKGVVRQYSEADRYRNPTVAADAFIMLAIFMMLGGLIKLFRVPFQVEHWQQYQYPMWSMTVVGLVELIIAAGFVGAF, via the coding sequence GTGACAGCGCTTGAGATTTTGCAGTCGGATGGTCAAACCAAAAAAGGGGTTGTACGTCAGTACAGCGAGGCGGATCGATATCGAAACCCGACTGTCGCCGCAGACGCATTTATCATGCTGGCGATTTTTATGATGTTGGGCGGTCTTATCAAATTGTTTCGCGTTCCGTTTCAGGTCGAACATTGGCAGCAATATCAATACCCGATGTGGTCGATGACCGTTGTTGGGCTTGTTGAATTGATAATAGCAGCGGGATTCGTAGGCGCCTTCTGA
- a CDS encoding Re/Si-specific NAD(P)(+) transhydrogenase subunit alpha: MTLKIAVPKEITHDENRVALVPRDAERLTRSGMEVFVESGAGLGADYTDGDYEKAGATVVPNASDLYGVADVILKVQKPTETEASGHESEMMRQGAVLIALLDPLRNPSLVSRLADCKLTSFSMDMVPRITRSQEMDALSSQSTVAGYKAVLMAANRLGRMMPMMVTAAGSIIPAKVLVLGAGVAGLQAIATARRLGAVVKGFDVRAAAKEQVESLGAEFIDEHLQEDAEAEGGYARELSGDQQERNRQVIHRHVQESDIVITTALIPGRPAPLLVTKEMVGDMKQGAVLVDLAAETGGNCELTEPGEIVQTDKGVSLIGLTNLPATVPVHASEMYSRNISKLLGLMVQDNQWSPDYEDEILDATCITREGEIVHSRIKEQFRDQAAT; this comes from the coding sequence TTGACACTGAAAATTGCGGTTCCCAAAGAGATTACACACGATGAAAACCGTGTGGCACTGGTTCCCCGAGACGCCGAACGGCTGACCCGATCCGGAATGGAGGTTTTCGTTGAGAGCGGTGCCGGACTGGGTGCCGATTACACGGACGGGGACTATGAGAAAGCAGGGGCTACTGTGGTGCCGAATGCATCCGACTTATACGGGGTAGCCGATGTGATCCTGAAAGTACAGAAGCCGACGGAGACAGAGGCGTCGGGGCATGAGTCAGAGATGATGCGGCAGGGAGCGGTCCTGATCGCTCTGTTGGATCCGTTGCGCAATCCGTCCCTGGTATCCCGATTGGCAGACTGTAAGCTGACCAGCTTCAGTATGGATATGGTGCCCCGCATCACGCGGAGTCAGGAGATGGATGCATTATCCTCACAGAGTACGGTAGCAGGTTATAAAGCGGTGTTGATGGCAGCCAACCGGTTAGGTCGAATGATGCCGATGATGGTAACGGCGGCCGGATCGATCATTCCCGCCAAGGTGTTGGTGCTGGGGGCGGGTGTTGCCGGTTTGCAGGCGATTGCCACAGCACGCCGGTTAGGAGCTGTCGTGAAGGGTTTTGATGTACGGGCTGCAGCCAAAGAACAGGTGGAAAGCCTCGGTGCGGAATTTATCGATGAACACTTGCAGGAGGATGCCGAGGCAGAAGGAGGATATGCACGGGAATTGTCCGGTGACCAGCAAGAGCGAAACCGTCAGGTGATTCACCGGCATGTGCAGGAATCGGACATCGTCATCACCACAGCCCTGATTCCAGGCAGACCGGCCCCGCTGCTGGTAACCAAAGAGATGGTTGGCGACATGAAACAGGGAGCCGTGCTGGTCGATCTCGCTGCGGAAACGGGAGGGAACTGCGAGTTGACGGAACCGGGGGAGATCGTACAAACGGATAAAGGCGTCTCCCTGATTGGGCTGACCAACTTGCCGGCCACCGTTCCGGTACATGCCTCCGAGATGTACTCCCGCAACATCAGCAAGTTGTTGGGGCTGATGGTACAAGACAATCAATGGTCCCCCGATTATGAGGACGAAATCCTAGATGCCACCTGCATCACCCGCGAAGGGGAAATTGTCCACTCCCGGATTAAGGAACAGTTCCGGGATCAGGCGGCAACCTGA
- a CDS encoding NAD(P)(+) transhydrogenase (Re/Si-specific) subunit beta, giving the protein MNWDIVTNLSYLIASALFIFGLKLLSSPKTARRGNALAATGMLLAVVVTLLDQQILSFGTILMGFVIGSIVGAAVAHWVKMTAMPQMVAVFNGFGGGASALIAWVEFSRLLAGPAELPAFIALAVVLSLLIGAVTLSGSLVAFGKLQEWVSTAPVRYPLQHPLNLLIFLGLLAFSAYLVGGAAELEILLAITGISLLLGVLLVLPIGGADMPIVVSLLNSYSGLAGAAAGFVIGSNILIIAGALVGASGIILTSIMCRAMNRSLVNVVFGGFGTGSGNSTDTGSAGGTIREATVDEAAIILGYARSVIFVPGYGLAVSQAQHQLRELADLLEQRGAKIRYAIHPVAGRMPGHMNVLLAEANVSYDKLNDLEEINPEFSRTEVAVVVGSNDVVNPSARDVPDSPIYGMPILNVDEADHVLVLKRSLKPGFSGADNPLFYKDKTMLLFGDAQDSLKNLAQEVKAL; this is encoded by the coding sequence ATGAATTGGGACATAGTTACTAATCTTTCGTATTTGATCGCTTCCGCACTGTTTATTTTCGGCTTAAAACTGCTCTCATCGCCGAAAACGGCCCGTCGCGGCAACGCTTTAGCGGCGACGGGAATGCTCCTCGCTGTCGTGGTGACGCTGTTGGATCAGCAAATCCTCTCCTTTGGGACAATTCTCATGGGGTTTGTGATCGGATCCATCGTGGGGGCAGCCGTCGCCCACTGGGTGAAGATGACGGCGATGCCGCAGATGGTTGCCGTGTTCAACGGCTTCGGGGGCGGTGCCTCCGCCTTGATCGCGTGGGTGGAGTTTTCCAGACTGCTGGCGGGTCCTGCTGAACTTCCCGCATTCATCGCTCTTGCGGTAGTGTTGAGTCTGTTGATCGGCGCGGTCACCTTATCCGGAAGCCTGGTGGCTTTCGGTAAACTTCAGGAATGGGTATCTACTGCACCGGTTCGTTATCCCTTGCAACACCCCCTGAATTTATTGATCTTTTTGGGGTTGCTGGCTTTTTCGGCTTATCTGGTGGGTGGAGCCGCCGAGTTGGAGATTTTGCTGGCGATCACCGGCATTTCCCTGCTGCTGGGTGTTCTGCTGGTGCTTCCTATCGGTGGAGCGGATATGCCCATCGTGGTTTCACTGTTGAATTCCTACTCCGGTCTGGCAGGGGCGGCGGCTGGCTTCGTCATCGGAAGCAATATCCTGATCATCGCCGGTGCATTGGTAGGCGCATCGGGTATTATCCTAACCAGTATCATGTGCCGGGCGATGAACCGCTCCTTGGTCAATGTCGTCTTCGGCGGTTTCGGCACAGGTTCCGGAAATTCTACCGATACCGGAAGTGCAGGCGGGACGATCCGGGAAGCGACCGTTGATGAAGCGGCCATCATTTTGGGCTATGCCCGCTCGGTCATTTTTGTCCCCGGATACGGACTGGCCGTCTCTCAGGCTCAGCATCAACTGCGGGAGCTGGCGGATCTCCTGGAACAGCGCGGGGCCAAGATACGCTATGCCATCCATCCGGTGGCGGGGAGGATGCCCGGTCATATGAACGTCTTGTTGGCGGAAGCCAATGTCTCCTATGACAAACTGAACGACCTGGAGGAGATCAACCCGGAATTTTCCCGTACGGAAGTGGCGGTCGTGGTCGGTTCCAACGATGTGGTGAATCCTTCCGCCCGGGATGTGCCGGACAGCCCCATTTACGGCATGCCCATCCTGAACGTGGATGAGGCGGATCATGTTCTGGTGCTCAAACGTTCTCTCAAACCGGGCTTCTCCGGTGCGGACAACCCCTTGTTTTACAAGGATAAGACGATGCTGTTGTTCGGTGATGCCCAGGATTCCCTGAAAAATCTCGCCCAGGAAGTAAAGGCTCTTTAA
- a CDS encoding C1 family peptidase, giving the protein MKKWLLFLLSCLVVLTMSIPNGSATVDAKGEKPFDPDDFSTYGLGLNDGLTNKNVEEYKAPQRYLTEKEWKKSGAFDRKNRKLLPEQVDLRPYFPAVRSQGRFGTCVPFAAAGLREYYIGRDTRARGSEITYLSPLYIYHPRGPQDGMTLDAAFRVMERRGVTPETERPYDLNPENTQQFDEPLTTLQNKNAVPYKLRNYQVIWRSNMVEQIKQALANGDPVMVGIQVYPNFDATPPSGIVPPVKEKKSRGGHALVVVGYDEEKKWFIMRNSWGDRFGDHGYAYMHYDTLMEMSNGFGFVASPYSRQYPPQGVKVSVSSADSTHVHFQVSALDAQEYELYRDNQLVKTFTGSTVTDENLDPESDYTYYIVAKNQRGETRSQSVKITTKVGIKPVELQKAG; this is encoded by the coding sequence GTGAAAAAGTGGTTGCTGTTTCTACTCAGCTGTTTAGTCGTATTGACGATGAGTATTCCCAATGGTTCAGCTACTGTAGACGCTAAGGGGGAAAAGCCCTTTGACCCCGATGATTTTTCGACCTATGGACTGGGGTTGAACGATGGACTAACAAATAAAAATGTAGAGGAATACAAAGCCCCCCAACGGTACCTAACCGAGAAAGAATGGAAAAAATCAGGTGCATTCGACCGAAAGAATCGCAAACTCCTTCCCGAACAGGTGGATCTTCGCCCATATTTTCCTGCTGTTCGAAGCCAGGGGCGATTCGGTACGTGTGTGCCTTTTGCAGCAGCAGGGTTAAGAGAATACTATATTGGGAGAGATACCCGAGCGCGAGGAAGCGAGATCACCTATCTTTCTCCGCTCTATATCTACCATCCCAGGGGACCGCAGGACGGGATGACACTGGATGCGGCATTTCGTGTGATGGAACGGAGAGGCGTAACACCGGAAACCGAACGGCCGTATGATCTGAATCCTGAAAATACTCAGCAATTTGATGAACCTTTGACCACTCTGCAGAATAAAAATGCTGTCCCCTACAAGCTTCGAAATTACCAGGTCATCTGGCGATCCAATATGGTGGAACAGATCAAACAAGCACTGGCGAACGGAGACCCTGTCATGGTGGGGATTCAGGTGTATCCCAACTTCGACGCCACCCCTCCATCGGGTATTGTGCCCCCTGTGAAAGAAAAGAAGTCCCGGGGTGGACATGCGTTGGTTGTGGTCGGATATGATGAAGAAAAGAAATGGTTTATCATGCGGAACAGCTGGGGTGACCGCTTTGGTGATCATGGGTACGCCTATATGCACTATGATACCTTGATGGAGATGAGCAATGGTTTCGGCTTTGTAGCCAGCCCCTACAGCCGCCAGTATCCTCCTCAAGGCGTGAAGGTGTCTGTCTCTTCCGCCGATTCCACCCATGTTCATTTTCAAGTTTCCGCTCTTGACGCCCAGGAATATGAACTGTACCGGGACAATCAATTGGTCAAAACCTTTACCGGTTCGACCGTTACGGATGAAAACTTGGACCCGGAGAGTGACTATACGTATTACATCGTAGCCAAAAATCAAAGGGGGGAGACGAGAAGTCAGTCAGTGAAAATAACGACAAAGGTTGGTATCAAACCAGTAGAACTACAAAAAGCAGGTTAA